Genomic window (Eubalaena glacialis isolate mEubGla1 chromosome X, mEubGla1.1.hap2.+ XY, whole genome shotgun sequence):
ATTCATCTCAGTTTAATCAGTTGCTGAGTTAGGTCATCCTTCCTTGTGTCTAATGTAATTCTTATATCGTAAAGctcaagttcatttttttctttctctcttctgtctAGTGAGAGAACATAACTGGTGTTTCTTTGGATAATAATCCTTCATGCATATGGAGTCAGGTCTCATTCTCCTCTTGCCGTTAAATGATCTCAGCTCTATTTCTCTTGTCACATGGTTTGATTACACAATAGTTTTTTCATTAGCTCCACAAGAAGCCTCACAATTGCTCCACGAGCCTCCTTCCACTTCTTAAATATTAAGAACCCTTTCCAAATTTATCACAGTTAACTGACCCCCAAAAGTGCTTACCATGTCGCTTCCCCGTTTTGTAGGCATTGGCAAAGCTAGTGCACTGCTTTCATCCGGATTTCTGATAACAATGTGAAGCACTGGACACTGGCCCAGCCCTAACTAATACAATCTGTAACCCCGGTAGTAGTTTGGTCAGTTTTATGAAATCTCTGAATGAAAGGATTGTGAGATCATAATCTCATTCTGCCATTCTGATCTCCGCCTAAATACAACAAATACCTATTAGCATAAATTCAATGAActtaaaatgttcttaaaatcAAGAGACCTAGATCCTAGTCTTGGTTCTGCCATTGACTAGCTGGCTAATATTGGGCAAGCCATTGAACCTGTGCCTCAAATGTTCAATGAAGAAACTAGATGAGTAATCTCTCTAATTCTGTTTTTCTAGCCCTGACACTTAATGATATTGTGATTTAATTATAAACCTCATTTGACTGGACTTTGTAGGCAGAGCAAGTGATGAGAAAATGTGCTATTTCTGCTTCATATATAGTCCTGTACGAATGAATGCTATCATTTGGGGGAATCTAAGAAAGGATCAGGCTTAGAGGAGGGCACTGCTACCAGGGACAAGAGAAATCAGGAGGGATGCTGGGTAGAGAGTGTTCATCCCTTAAGCTGGTGCCTGACTAATGGAACATGATTATGACCAGTAATTGATGTCAACATTATATAGTGTATACCTCAAGATTCCCTCCCATTCTAACAAAAATAATTAGTTGTATGTGAACAGACTTTGAGCATACTGtacattattttattgaattgatTATAACTTACTTCTTTCCAAATAGAATTGTAGTGACTTACAACAAAAACACATATAATAAGGTTAAGAGAATCAAACATGAGCACCAAGGGAAAAAGTTGGAAACAATATGCTAACTGTAAGAGAAAGCATAACAGAACATGCTGCATTAGGGACTGGCTGGAAGTCAAGGGAGTATGGGGAACACCCCCAAGCCCACAAGTAGATAGTCTTTGAAAGGGAAAATGTCCCTCTCTTGAATATCCTCAGTTGACAACAGAGGCAAATCACACAAGGCCAGTACACTGCCCTGGGGGCAGAAGTGTTAGCTATTAGAGACATGATATGGTCTTCAGTCTTTGGAGAGAAGCTCAGTTGTGCGCTCCAGGGACAGTCGACCAAGATCTTGCATCATCTCTCCAAAGGTTGcattggaaattttttaaaaagcaatctgTGTTCCATCTACTttaccttccttctctttccaactcccctatttctccttttctgatCATTATCATCATGGCTAAAGAAACATTTTAACCACAACATTTGGGACAGTTTTCTGTCTGATAGTGAACAAGaaaaacccagctctgccaccaccGCATTCCCATTTCCCTGCCACCCAGGCGCCCCTACCATCCCCCTCCGGTACCCAGTTAAGTGAGATTTTACTTTTACTGAATTTTAAACTGGACCTAAGTATACCAGATAAGCTAATGGGTCTGTAGGAccacttttctgtttgtttttacttaaatatatttttaaaattctgtattatCCAGGGCACTTTTAGAAATCCTTCAGAATGATAGCTAGTACCTTTTATATGGACCTTGCCCAATTTCCTAAGTGACTGAGGGTATACCTCCTCTGGCCCTGTCAACATTTTATGATCAGTGATACTAAGTACTAATCTTAAGTAGTATGACATTTATCTTTAACTTATTTGGTAGTACCTCAGAATTTCATTGCCAGCAATCAATAAAATGATATGCCATTTTCACCTTTTAGATGACTTTAATCACTGCTGTTTAAATAGAAACTTTTGGGGTGGAAGTTGATATATTTGAAAGTAAACAGATAATGTTACCTAGGAAAGGCACCTATTGAACTATGAACATCCCTGGAGTATACTATATATCCAGAGCATAGTTAATATTAAATGGTGAGACCGAAGTGTGGTTTCTATTTTAAGCTGTTAAATTTCAACATGAAAGTGCCCTTTATTCAGAATAAATATGGCATTCATGAAAGATGAAATACAGAAGGTGCCAAAGAGCTGTGAATCCCTCCCAGTGTGAGGCAGAGTGGGCAATATTTGATTTTCAccacctcttccctccttccagcAAACAGAACTCTACCTCAGCTCTGACTTTAGATTCCCACCCTTTCCTGTAATAATATTGTACAGTCCACTGTTTGTGCTTTATGAGgtaccagaattttaaaataaccatttaTTTTAAGGAGAGATTTTCAGATATTCCATTACAAATTCTCCTGAAACCTAATCATTGCTTTCCTTGTATTGCAGTTAAAACTACTGGCTTTAGTACAAGGAAATGTGttacatttatttgaaaaacCGTATCCCTccatgatttgatattttttttacaatgaaagTCTGAATAGTTTAATTATTATATTCCTAGCTAAAATTTAAATCTGAGTCTCAAAAAAGGCTCTATGCTttataatgtttttgaaatacaCAAATGCTAAGAACTGTGCTACAGCTGACCTATATGATCAAATTCGGTTGCTGCAAAAATCTTATGGACTGTCTGATCTAAAAATCAGTTCggtgtaaatatttaataagtttTAAACAGCAAATGCCAAAATTTAAGTagctgatttcttttttcctatctgagaaaaagaaagctaGTTCTGTCATTATTTAAGCATGTTTCTTAGATCATTGACGTAAATATTTAAGAACCTAAGGATTTGGAGCTAGTATATAGGTTGTACTATCTTTCAAGATTAAATCTAATCATTAAAAAACCCTTTCTTCCCTTTGACTTAACTTTcctcaccttttaaaattttatcatttgtttaaatattgGTTTAATAAGCAGAACTGCTTCATATATCTAAGCGATTCTCTTATTTCAAAGAGAATGTCAAGTTCGAACTTCATTGTTCCAAActtttacatgtatatgtatgtatgtgtttttccCCCTAAGCTGAGAGCTGGTCCATTTGATGAGTTCCAGATTGCTACCATGCTAAAGGAAATTTTGAAAGGTCTGGACTACCTgcattcagaaaagaaaattcacCGAGAcataaaaggtatacagaagtCTAATGTGAACCTGAGAAAAACAGATGCATTCTGAGGAAGCTGAGggttttttcatctctttttccctCCTAGCTGCCAATGTCTTGCTCTCAGAACAAGGAGATGTGAAACTTGCTGACTTTGGAGTTGCTGGCCAACTGACAGATacacaaattaaaagaaataccTTTGTGGGAACACCATTTTGGATGGCTCCTGAAGTTATCCAGCAGTCAGCTTATGACTCAAAAGTAAAGTGTTACCTGTAcaaactattttgtttttaatattaagttTTATATAGCGTACTATCCTATTTAATAAACTGCCTTAATACTCCTTCCTTTTAAAGTATTCCTAAAGCTAGAGTCATGTCAGATGTTGCTGGTAAATCATACGTTCCCTTGATGCTGGTAATATTTGGACCTTCTTCCCTTCAATGGCCTTTCATCCTACTTGGAATACAATCCAAAGTTCTTACTATCACATATGTGGCTCTCTACAGTCTGGCCCTTGTCTACCTCTGGCTCATCTCTTATCACtctcctctattttcttttttttgatctCTCTtcacttctacttttttttaaattaatttttattggcccTCTATTTTCTATCTGCTTCAGCCACAGTGGCCTCATTGCTGGTCCATAAACACAGCAAGTCCCCTCtaacctcaggacctttgcacttgcctCTCCCTCTATCTGGAATAGCCTTTCTCCCAGTTAGGTCTCTGCTTAAACATTACCTACACAGAACAGTCTTCCCTGGCCATCCTGTGTAAATTTGCAGCCCTTTTACCTTATTCATTATTCCCTTATCCTGATTTACTATTTTCTTCACAGAACTTAGCACCATCTGACatcctattatttatttatttatctgtctctTCTACTAGAACATAAGCCccttgagagcagggatttttgtctggtttggtcACCACCTGAGTCCTCAGTGCCTAGAatacagtacctggcacaaagtaggggatttgatcatttttttaaataaatgaattatattaataaagATTTATTAACATCACATTTCTTGAGACACTTTCATATTGTATGACCGTTAGACTCCACAGGTTATTTTGTGGCAATATGTTGGAATGGAATTTCAAGGTAATTGTTCTTTCCTCCTTACCTTAGGCTGACATTTGGTCACTGGGAATTACTGCTATTGAACTAGCCAAGGGAGAGCCACCTAACTCCGATATGCATCCTATGAGAGTTCTGTTTCTTATTCCAAAAAACAATCCTCCAACTCTTGTCGGAGACTTTACTAAATCCTTTAAGGAGTTTATTGATGCTTGCCTGAACAAAGATCCATCATTTGTGAGTATATATGCTATGACTACTATTTTCTATGATCAGATCTACATAGAGCCAGTGTGGTTTGTTCAACAGTGAGGAATACAGTGCCTGTGAAAACTGTCTAAGATCCATCCAGGAACGTGATTCTTCCCTCTATGTTGCTAATTTTGTTTAGTTGTTGACAAGATCCGtagttccttctctccttcccctgcatctttttctcttttttctatggTCCCTAgcttcttctttattctgtggATCATTTCCTATTTCAGGGGGAAATAAAGTTCATTTTCTAGGATGTCGTTAtgaaagtatatgtataactattcACAATGATTTTTATTcaactgtgttttcatttttcatgaaaAGTTGTTTGCgtttcactattttttatttaatgttcaGAAATTCCAACATGAAGTTGTATACGTTTCCTGAAGTCTAATGAGCTCCATTCATTTACTTGGCAAAGTTGATTACAgttgttttactgtttttaaaataaagccgCCCGATGACCTCGAGAAACTAGAAATACACAAGAACTGAATTTGATGTGACAATTTTTAAGTTGCTAATGAATATTCTCATATTAATAAAATACTAGGGGGGAAAATGTCCCCCACAGCACCTGGTGTTTGTATTTAGATGCAATATGAATTAATGTGTGATGAAGAAGGGGGTCATATGATATGTGCAGATAATAACAAAGTTACAGCCTTGCtagttttcatccttttttccaatttacagtaaatataataaaagtattttaaagcacTATTTTGAaacgttttaaaatttttacttaattatCAAAGTCCTGCCATgtgtttctctgcttttaagaaaGGCCTGCTGCCTGTTGCTAGTAGGTAGGCCACCTTTTGCCCATTGGGCTTTAGCAAATTGGTACCAAAGTAGTGAATTTAATTTGGTTGCCTTGAGCCACTTCAAAAATAGAATTAGCTATTGTCCTATGGCATTTTAGTTGTCCTCATATCTGCAGGCATACTTTTACACCTTTCAGCTTAATAACTGAAGTGATTTCTTATCACTCTTTGCAATCAAAAGAGCCTAGAAATATTCAtgcatcctttcttttttgttccttagcGTCCTACAGCTAAAGAACTTCTGAAACATAAATtcattgtaaaaaattcaaagaagacTTCTTATCTGACTGAACTGATAGATCGATTTAAGAGATGGAAGGCAGAAGGACACAGTGATGACGAATCTGATTCTGAGGGCTCTGATTCGTATGTaccaattatttaatttttatgtagatAGCCCATTTTAATATTGCATATATTTTAACTGTGATCCAATATGCTTTCTCTAGCATAAAATATAAACCTTATTCTAAAGTTTGACTTTAGAAACtgtgaaaatcttttaaaatcacgGTCTGTGAAGTACAATGAATTTGGAAACACGTTTTTTTCTTAGAAGTGAATTGCTTTAGTTTTAAATGGTCTCGGTCTAACCCCTAGTGGATACTTGAGTATATTACAAAATTTTGGAACAAGGTTCGATTTAAGGTGTTTTACTAGTTTGCCCAAAGTGATAAGGAGCAATGTCTTCTCTTACTTTGATGGCAACCTGCAAAATCCCTCCGGAGAACTAACGTTTCCCACCTCTTGGCCATGTACCAAACCGTGATCAGACCGGGACAttgaaatattcatttatatCTCATTTGTACCCCCTAAAAAGTTGCATTGTTTTTTAACTGCAGCATTTATACTAACATTTCAGCCTCTAAGTCCATAATTTAATTTACTCCTTCGCTAGCTGAATTGACACAAAGGCAACACCAAATTTCTTTAGATACTACTTGCATTTATGAGAAATTGCCCAACTTTTAAAAGGTCTAAAAAATACCAGGATAGTTGTTTTTACTCTGTTCTAATGGTTGTTGGCCTTAGCTGCCCATGAGAGTCACCCATGGAGCCtttcaaaaatgtaaatcaactatactccaatataaaataaaaattaaaaaaaaatcacaagccaCACTACAGGAGATCCTGATCTAGTCAGTGGGAAGGGGTTGGGGCAGGGCTTTATATATAGTAAGAGACCTTCACGTGTGATTCTGGTACACACTTAGAGTTGAGAACCATTGCTACTCTTCAGTAAAAAGCAGTGTCTATTTGAAACTGAGATCAAATGATTTTTTATACATTGGCACAATTCTCCGTTCGGAGTCTGGCTGCATTGATTAGGTATTTTCACCAAGCTGTATCATTTAGGAACTTATAGAAGTATCTTTGGCAATCTCTTTAGGGAATCCACCAGCAGGGAAAATAACACTCATCCTGAATGGAGCTTTACCACTGTGCGAAAGAAGCCTGATCCAAAGAAACTACAGAATGGGGCAGTATGTATATGGAGAAGATCACTTCCTCTTGGTAGACTTTTTCGAACTATATAGTGAGAGTATGATGGCCAAAAATTGTTAGAATTTAATACCCCTAAGTGCTCATCTACCTCACTGTGTCCAGAGTAGGTTTCATTTGCCGTTCGTTTTGAGCTAATTAAGAAAAGGTCATAGAAGTCATTTAAGTGGCCATTGGta
Coding sequences:
- the STK26 gene encoding serine/threonine-protein kinase 26 yields the protein MAHSPVAVQVPGMQNNIADPEELFTKLERIGKGSFGEVFKGIDNRTQQVVAIKIIDLEEAEDEIEDIQQEITVLSQCDSSYVTKYYGSYLKGSKLWIIMEYLGGGSALDLLRAGPFDEFQIATMLKEILKGLDYLHSEKKIHRDIKAANVLLSEQGDVKLADFGVAGQLTDTQIKRNTFVGTPFWMAPEVIQQSAYDSKADIWSLGITAIELAKGEPPNSDMHPMRVLFLIPKNNPPTLVGDFTKSFKEFIDACLNKDPSFRPTAKELLKHKFIVKNSKKTSYLTELIDRFKRWKAEGHSDDESDSEGSDSESTSRENNTHPEWSFTTVRKKPDPKKLQNGAEQDLVQTLSCLSMIITPAFAELKQQDENNASRNQAIEELEKSIAVAEAACPGITDKMVKKLIEKFQKCSADESP